The genomic interval TCAAAGCCGATGAAATAGCCAAAGTACTTTCAAAGGTGCCAGGGATTATTAATATTCACGATGTACATATCTGGTCAATTGGTCACGGCATCCCGGCATTTTCTGCCCATGTGCAGATACATGACCAAAAGATAAGTGAGGCAGATTGCATAAGGAAGGAGATAGAGCACATGCTTTTGCATCTTGGTATACTCCACAGCGTAATTCAGATGGAATGTGCTGAATGCGATAAAAACGGGCTTTATTGCACACCTAAAACAATTGATGCTGCTGATCACAAGCATCAACACTGATAGCAGAGTGAAATCCCTTCTATGATACTGATAAGATTTGCTTTAGGAGTTTCTTCTCCATAGACCTCAAGACAGGGTTGGATTGCTTCCTTTATTCTTTCTAACAACTCGTCAAAGGATCTTGCTTGAGTATGGCAACCTTTTAATTGAGGCACTTCGGCAATGTAGTAGCCTTCTTCATCTTGCTCAATAATCACGGTGAATTCTCTCATTTTGCATCTCCTGATTTTTATTCTGAATCAAAATATCCAGCCTTTCTATAACTGTAATATCCATCTTCAGAAATTATAACATGCTCTTGAAGGCTTACATCTACTGCATTTTTTGCACTTTCAATATGCAATTTCTGCATTTTAATCAGCTTGTCAGAGCTTTGGACATAAAAATTTTTTTATATAATTAATCCCGCCTCATTAACTTAACCTTTATTTCATAAGCTTTTAGAATTACTTGACAATGATTTATAAAAAAATATTATTATTTGGCATGATGTTTGCTCTTAACAATAAAGAATTGACAATCACCTTTTAAGGTGATAATCTTTAGCCAAATGGCAGCATTTTCCGGCTCAAGAAGGAGGTATTTTATGAGAACAAAGAAAATCATAGGTTTGGTGGTAGCCCTCTCTTTGATTTTAACCACTTCAATGGCATTTGCAGCATGGAAAGGCTGGCGTGGAAGCGGTGGATGGGGTATGGGCTCACAGTATAACAGGATGTATAATCCAGCAACAGTAGAGACTATATCAGGAACTGTTGAATCAGTTGACAAGATCACACCAATGAAGGGGATGAATTACGGGGTACACCTCGTTTTAAAGACTGACAAAGAGACAATCTCTGTCCATCTCGGTCCGGGCTGGTATATCGAAAGGTTAGATACAAAGATAGAGAAAGGTGATAAGATTGAAGTAAAGGGTTCAAGGGTAACCTTTGCTGGCAAGCCAGCAATTATCGCAGCAGAGGTGAAAAAGGGAGGCAGTGTCCTCATCCTGAGAGACAGCGCAGGTATCCCTGTATGGGCAGGCTGGAGGAGATAATTTGAGATTCAAAAGCCTTGCTTTGAGCCGGAGGCAAGGCTAATATTTACTCATGAAAATAGAACTGACACCGATAGGTTTTGTAAGGACAAAAGCAAAGAGCATTCCGCGTCATTGGACAGTATCTGATGTGGAAGGTGAAATAGTTATCAATGAAGAGTATAAAGAAGGGCTTCGGGACATCAAGGCCGGACAGCACATTGTGGTGATTTTTTATTTCCATCAAAGCCCACAGTTTACCCATGAACTTCTTGTGCAAAAACCGCATCACAGTAAGGAAAGCAAAGGGGTTTTCAGTATCTGCTCTCCAGTAAGACCAAATCCCATCGGCATGTCCGTTGTAGAGGTAACAGGCATTGATGGATGCACACTACATATCAAAGGGCTTGATATGCTTGACGGCACGCCTGTCATTGACATAAAACCAATGGTTACAATGAAAGAGGCATGAGGATTGTTGAAATCACCTATGCATCAGGAACTTCTTGAGATAAGGCATCTTAAATACAGGGTAGATGGAAGAGATCTCATAAATGACCTCTCCATGACAATCCATGCCGGGGATGTCCATGCCCTTTTAGGCACAAACGGCACAGGCAAGAGCACCCTTGCGTATCTGATAATGGGATGCGAGGGGTACAGATCTTGCTCAGGAGAGATAATCTTTGAAGGGAAAATTATCAATGACCTTCCAATCCATGAGAGGGCAAGGCTCGGTATTACAATGGCATGGCAGGAGCCGGTTAGATTTGAGGGAATATCCGTTTCAGATTACCTTTCATTGAAAAACCGATTGGCCTCTTCACCTCTTCACCCATTCACCCCTTCACCAGCCTACTACCTTGAAATGGCAGGACTTAATCCAGAACTCTATCTTCACAGAATGGTTGATAAATCCTTAAGCGGCGGAGAGAGAAAAAGGATTGAGCTTGCCTCCATATTAGCTCTCTCGCCAAAACTTGCAATCCTTGATGAGCCTGACTCAGGAATAGATATGCTCTCAACTCAGGATATAATTAATGTCATTAATGCCTTTAAAGAAAACGGCTCTTCTGTTTTGCTTATAACGCATAGAGAGGAAATCGCCCTTATTGCTGACATGGCATCCCAGATATGCGGAGGGAAAATTGTATTTTCAGGTAGCCCTCATGATGTTGCGGAGTATTACAAATCAAGACAATGCCTTGTTTGTAATGGAGAGGTGTGCAGGCAGAGGACTGATTAAAAGAGCTCCCTTCAAGGATGTCTTTAAGGGTGATGGCTATTGTGTGAAAGGGCTTCATAAAGTTCTAATCCTTATTTTTTTAATAGTAACCACTGTGAATTTACCGTAAAGTTCAGTTCCAAACTTTTTAAGCAAAATAATTAAAGATGATGAAATCTTTTGAAACTCTGTGGAGTTATATCGCAAAAAGATTACTCCTATAGACTTTTCCTTATGGGCAAAAATCCACTCCCCGAAGTCCTTATCTTCAGTTATAATGATGGCATTAAAGGTTTTTGAAAGTTCCAGAACTTTTCTATCAGATGCGCCTTGATAATCTTTTAAAACAGAGATGATTTCAAAGCCAGCCTCTTTTAGGTTTAGCACTATTCTAAAGTCAAGACTTTCATCAGCGAGCAGTTTAAGATGCAATCAATTCCTCCTCTGCTATCACATCCGCAGAATATTTGATAGATGCAAGTATGTCCTCTCTTGTCAGTTGAGGATATGCCTCAAGGAGTTCTTCAATGGTCATTCCCTCTGAAAGCTTCCTCAATATCAGTTCAACAGTTATACGGGTGCCTTTAATAACTGGCTTCCCGAGCATTATATCAGGATTTGCAGTTATTCTCTCCTTATAAGACTGTGTATCCATTGCTAATCATCTCCTTTCTTTAAAACAAACCTTAAAACAGTTTATCTGTTTTCCTTACCTCCTCCCTCACCCGCTCTTTCCCAACCAGAAATCCATCAAGCAACTTTTTTTCTTTGCTTTCATTCGGTAATGTCTCTGAAACAGCCTGGCAATTATAAAATCCATTACAATTATTATATCACTATTTCCAACCAATCCTATCATATATTTAATGTCTGAGGCTTATTATAGAAATCCACTTCATCCGGTAGAGAAAAAACTCCTTTTCAACATCTCCATCTACACCAATCCTGTGTTAGTGTTGTGGTTGATGATTAAGTCAAGTTCCTCATCTGTAAAACCATAATGACGGGCAAGGATAAGAATTATTCTTTAGCTAATAATAATGCCATTTTTAGAGCTTCATCTGATATATAAAATCTGTGTCTCTTTAAACCCTCCAGAAGGGGTTTTATTTCAGAGATTATTCCCTTATGCTTGGCAGCAATAAGTAAGCCCAATGTGCCAATAACAGGAATCTCTAAAGATTTTGCCAATCTCCTTGCCTTGAGATCGTCAAATAATAAAGTGTCAGCTTTTATTGAACGGAATAGGGCAATTGCCTCTGCTTCACCTATATCAACTTCCAGATAGAATTTTTCAGCATCTGATAACTCTTTATTTGAAAGATTTTCAACAAATATCCATCCAGGTGTCACATAATCACCTGGTCTGAGCCATTCTTTATCAACAGAAGGCGGTATCAATACTTTATTAAATAATCTGCCAAGTATCCAGAGATGATCTACTTTATCAAAGAGTATTAAAGGACTTGTATTAGAGACAGCAATCATGAATTACTTCACTATGGTTTTTACTTCTTCTTCAAGCTCTTCCGCAGTTATACGAATAAATGGTATCCCCTTCCTCCCCGCATATCTGATAAATTCAAATCTTTCCATACCAAGTATTTCTGCTGCCTTTCCGCTGGACAATCTACCTTCTCTATATAATTCAAGCACTGCCGCTTCCTTGATTAACTCAGCACTATCCTGATAGGTAGTTGCAAGCTTATCAAGAACTTCGGATGGCAATGTTATTTGTATTGTTCTAATCGGCATATTACACCTCCGTCTTTATGCCTTGGTTTTTACTTGCATTATTATATATCATCCTTCAGTGTCTTTTCCCATCCCGTATTTGATGCCTGAAGGCCTCTTATATTTCACAATGTTCCAGTAAATTATAACACTCCTTGTGATTTTTCCTTCCTTATCCTCTCAAGCAATAATGATGCGGGTTCATCATCAAGGTTCTGAGGAACTAGTTTGCCCTCAAAGGCTCGTTTGAGAATGCTCTGTTAATAGTAATTACGGCAAATTAACCCCGACTTTTAGGATGTATTTACCTCAAAAACTCTATTTCTTTGTTAACTGACTTAAACAGATTTGATATGTTGCCATCAGGGTTTAAATGGCCCACAACTATATGGTCTGCTATATCTATCATGACCTTATTCCTTATCATTGCAGTTTCTGCGGTAACCCTTTTGACCTCTCTATCAAAGGGGGAAAGGATGAGAAGTCTTCCAACATCGAGGGGCTTTTTGAGTTCTGGTTCAATCCTTTTCTTCATCCCCCTTGCCAAAATAATGATTAAAGGCTGATGACCCCTTAAAAGATAACGAAGGACATCTTTTTCAATCAGGCTATGAAAGCCTGATATGACACATCTTCCCTCATCTCGCATCCTGACTGCCCAGTCATGGCACCTGAGAATCGCATCACCATGGATGTTTCTACTGCATAGAAATGCGGTCTTATGCCATGTGAGTATGCCTGTGTTACCCACATGGTCCTTAATAATGCCTGAATTGAGGATCTCCTCTTGAGTCATAGAGGGGCTAGAATAGGAAGTTTATTAAGTGGATAGAGTTTCTCTTTGAACTGCATGAGACGTTTGAAGGCTATTTCTATCAACTCTTTTTTAAAAACATCGTATTTCCTTTTACTCCATCTGAGGATAGCCTTCTGGAAGTCTTCAATGGTCTGAATCTTATTTTCGCGGTCGTTAAATAATATCCAGTCAACAGTTGCAAGTAATTCAAGCCCGAAAGGTGATTCAAATCCTTCTATAATCTTTGAAATTATTTCAATTCTCTGGATTTCTGTGTCTGAGCAGTATTTATCTATAAAGTCTTTGATTTCAGCAAGTTTTTCATTATTCAGATATATATTATCGTAGGGCCTGCTATCAAGAATTGGTTTCTCCGTAAGGAGATATGAGCCCCTCAGGTGATGTAATAAATGCTGGAGATTGTGGGCATATGGACCATAATAATATTTTTTGAATTGCAATTTCAGGTCTGCTTGTCCGAGTCTCTGGAGAAAATAGGCAACTTTTTGTATCTCAAGGAGTGTAATTTCATAACCAAGGACTCTATACAATTCAACCAGATAAAGGAGCATCGCCCTTTGTTTGGTTAGCTTAGCATTTGTTGATATGGGCATCAGATTTATACTATCAGGCTCATAGACAAGAATCTCTATATCCAATTCTCCGAGTTTGTCCTCAATAATTCTTTTGACCTTTTCCCACTTCAACCCACCCTGACCTGCTCCAATGGGCGGGATAGCTATGGATTTTATGTTCAAGTCTTTGATAACCTTAATCAAATCATCAAGTCCTGCCTCTATAAATCCGTAACTTGAGCGATGCATCCAGTGTTTCTTTGTAGGGAAGTTAATGATCCATCTGGGATTAATAAGGCTGTTTGTTGATGTAACAAACATCTTTCCAATAGTAACCCTGCCTTCTTCGCATGTCTTTTTATAGAGTCTGTAATTCTCAGGGAACCTCTCTTTGAACTGTAGGGCGATCCCCTTACCCATAACACCAACAGTATTTACAGAATTCACCAGTGCTTCGGCGTTGCTTTCAAAGATATTTCCTTTGATAAATTTAATCATGGCTCAAAATACCATTCTGGTTTTATCGTGACAAAAAAATCCTGGCTTGGCCTCTCTATCATATCGTTTATTATATTATACATCTTTTCTGTCTTACAGCCTATACCCATAATTGCTGTCACAGGCAAGTGTTTATAAACAAGACATTCTGCCTGTTTAATTTCTTTCCTTTCAGTTCCATATTGTCTGCCCCATTTATTACTTTCAATTATATCCCAATTGAGTTTCTTAAGGTCTGCATATTTGTTATAAAATTGGGCATAATCCAACTTCGCATGTCTATTAGTAAAGACATATTTAATCTTCATCCCTTCCAGCTTTTCAACACTGCTCACTATATAAATTATATCCTCTTGCGGGGTCTTTATAACCTCTGGGTCATTGCCCATTGCTATAACATAGAGCATAGGAGACCTTACAGTAAAATAAAATGGCACATAATCGGCAAGGGTACCGGAAGGCTCTATAGGCACTTGCCGTTCATTCCTTTTATCTATAAGCGACGGAAAGCCAATTTGTATGAAATTAGGGTCATTAATATTAGAATTCTGACAATGAATGCCGTTTTGCAGTATAAAAGGGAGATTTCTGTAATGGGTGATCCTATATATAAAGGTTGAATTCATCCTTCTTCATCTTCCCCATCTGCAGTAATGCCCATCCTGTATTTGATGTCATAGTTGATGATGAAGTCAAGTTCCTCCTCAGTGAAACCATAGTGCCTTGCAAGCACACAGTCTATCTCGTCTATGATGGGTTTGGAGAGTTTATGATAATACTCATACTTCGTTTGTTTGGTTCCCACATAACATTTTTTGTTATCAAGGTCCTCCATTAACTTATCAGTAAATTCAGAAAGTGGCGCTTTAATAAAGGTTGACATCTGATTTAAATCTAACAGGAAACTATCTAATTCTTTGGATGTAATATGCCATCCATCACTTATAATTTCCCAAAACCAAAAATATAATGTTGAGTTGAAAACCGAAACCAGAATTTTCTTATCTAATTCAGTGGTTGTTTGAATTTTTTTATATTCATTAGATGCCATAAGTTCTGTAAAACATTTACCCCAGTACATCATTCTCATGGCCAAATAAAATGATGATTGACCATGAAAATTTTTTGAGATTGCACATTGTTGTGAGGCAATCTTGCGAATAATTTCTTTTTCAATTGAACTGCCGCCTTTTAACCAGCATAATGAATTATCAGTAGATGGATAATATATTAGAACCTCCATTAAATGTTTACGCTCATCTTTATTTTCTTTGCTATACCAATGTTTATATGCCGTAGTTAACAACATATTTTGGGTATTTGTTAAAGATTTTTTAAATAAAATTATAGATAATTTTTGGTGGACTCCAGTAAAAAGTGATCCTGGTCTGTCGGCATAGGTGCTACACCATGTAAAATCTGAATTTTGAGTTAATATCTTGCGAACTGGCTCCATTCGTGGTGTACTTGGTAACGAAATTGGTACTATTAAGCCTAAATCGCCTTGTTTGACTAATAATTGATCTCCCCTCTCCACCACAAACGCATACAGATTCCCACATTCCTCTGTCTCATATCCTTTGATTGTGTATTGTTTCTTTACCTTGTTGTATTCCACATAAGGTGGATTGCCTATTATCACATCAAATCCACCTTTTTCATGGACAATGCCATAGAATTCTATAAACCAGTGAAAGGGCTGGTGGGTCTTGAGCCATTGTTCATATTGGCTTCTTTTATTTACATCTATTCCATATTCACCAGCGAGGTATTTGTTTAATTCCTCTTCTAATGCCTTAAGCCTACTGCGTATCTCCTGTTTATGCTCTGGTGGGACTATGCCGTCTCCCTCTGTCTGGTATCTCCTGAAGGCATCAAATGCCTGCTGTAGGTCTGCTGCCTTTGTGGTTATTTTCTGCATTGAGTTTTCAAAATCAAATTTGGTTGTAACTGCCCTTTCTACATCCTCATATCTTGCAAAGCCAACAAGGGTATTTCCTGCCCTAATGTTAAAGTCCATATCAGGAAGTGGCTCAATACCAAAGTTGGGTTTATCCGGGTCAGGGTCAACCTGTGCAGCGAGTTTCAAAAATAGCCTGAGTTTACATATCTCCACCGCCTCTTCCATGATGTCAACACCATAGAGGTTGTTGAGGATTATACTTTTGTAAATAAAATACTGCCTGTTTGGATGGTTTTCCACCATCTCAAGGATGTTTGAGAAGTCTTCCATCTTTTTGTGTGGCAAGAGAGGGTAGCCATGAGGGGTGTATTTGACCTTTCCATTATGCTTTGCTGCCTCGTCTTTTAGCATCTCCTCCATCCTGTCAAGACATGATTCATAAAGAGGTTCAAGGATATTGAGGGCTGTAAACAAGAAGGCACCTGAACCACAGGTTGGGTCAAGAACAGTGATGTCTCTTATTGCACCCCAGAAGGCACGGAGCAATTCAGGACTTTCACAGTTTGCAATCACATCCTGGGCAAACTGCCTTATATCAAGGTTGTATGTAATAAAGTCGTTTATGTCTCTGATCTCGCCTGAGAGTATCTTTTTCTTTACTTCCTCATACCTCTGCCTTCTTGCTATGACCTCTCGCCATATCTCTGTTGGTAGGGCATATTCTGAGGGTGCTGGTTTGTTCCAGTCCTTTCTTAACTTGATGGTAAGGATGTCATTTATTGACTCTACCTCACCAACTATGTTGTGCAGTGTGGAAGGATTAAGCCCATTTGCAATGTTTTCAGGAAGTGACAGGGGGCGGCCAAGAGGACGATCATTGTAAACATCCCATGTAATCCCGTGTCTTACCGCATGGTATATGTATCTGTCAGGGTTTTCCTGTAGGATATTCCATATTGTCTTACCATCAGAATTTTCAAAGGCACTCTTACATCTTGACTTTACCCTATCAAAGATAAAGGGGATTATTGTATTTTTGCTTATGTATTCTGTAATATCCTCCTTCGTGTAGTAGGCCCCCATCTCTTTCTGGTTGATGTATTTTTCAAATATGTAACCAAGAATGTCAGGGTTGATCTCCTCCCTACCACTGGCACTTTTAATAGACCTTTCAGGGTCAAGGACCCAGTCGTATTCATCAAAATAGTCAAAGATTGATTCAAAGGCACTGTCAGGTATTTGAATATCATGACCGTACTTTTCTTCAACTGGATGGACATCAAATATCCCACCATTTATATATGGCACCCTGCCAAGCAGTTCCTCAAGTTCAGGAGAGTGTTTTATCTTTCCAAGACCCTCGTGGAACAGGCGAAGTAAAAAGTAACGATAGAAGGAGTAAAACCTGTCTTTACCAAATCTTGCCTGCATCATCCTCAGGCGATTTCTTAAATAATGGGGGTCTCCATCAAGAAAGCCCTTTTTCTGTATGAAGTATAAAAACATGAGCCTGTTGAGCATTACAGAGGCATACCACTCTCTGTCTTCGGGTATAGGTATTGCCTCTATAAAATCAAGAAACTTTGCATGCTCTTTCTTAAACCTATCATAGAATCTCTTTGTAACCCTTTCCACATCAAAGGCAGTTCTTGCCCTCTGGGCAACCTGTGTTATAGAGATACCCTGTTCTTCTTCCTCAAGAGAGATATACAGATGCTGGAGTTTTGTCAAAAGTGAATCCCCAGGCTGATTGCTCATATACTCAAATGTTCTTGGTCTGAGCGGTCTTGAGGGCTCCCTTTTTACCCACATCCATAACTGTCTTGATTTATCAGAACTTAAAAAGACTATAAGATGCTCAAAACTCGTTTCAGATAGTTTTCTTTCAAGTTTAAGGCGGGTATTGTGGTCAGGAAGTCTGTTGTCATGGCTTGTGTGCTGCCAGACTACAAAGCCCTTTTTCTCGGCAATTGCCTTAAGTTCATAATTTGTATCATTAACAGGAATTGCAATGGTGTTATGGCAGGGTTCCCAGCCCAGTTCTTCAATAAAGAGCCTTTTCAGGTCTGCACTTTGAAGGAGTGGTCTTGCACGGACAAAATCAAAGGACATAATTTACTCCCCTCTTATACCAAGAGAACAAATAATCATAGGTTCAGAAACTGATGTATCCTCCCTCTGGACACAGAGACGGTCCTCTTCATAAAGGGTGATTATCAGTTCGGCAAGCCTCTCGTCAGATATGCCTACCCTCAGTTCTCTATTAATCAGGTCTCTGGCATACTCTGTTAGCGGTCTTTCATAGATAGCATCTATGGCTAAGTGGAGTGTCTTTATATCAAAAAGGGTCCCGCTTATCTTCTGTGCATAATCCTTGAGTTTCTCATAGGCACGCCTTCGTGCACTGGTTGGCCTGCCAAGTTGCCCTCCTGTGAGGGGGTGTTCCTTGTGGATGTATTGCACTGCACTCTTCACGAGTTCGTGATGATTCTCAAGCCTTTGAAGTGCTGGGGTGTCAGGACTACACTCTGCGGCACGGAAAATCTCATACTGAGACTCTGTAACTATGTTTCCATCTTCATCAAGCCAGGCAAGGGCATCATTTCCATCAGCAGTTCGGACATAGACCATGACACCTGTTGACTTTGTCCCAGCGCTGATAGTTGAGATAGGTTTTGTTGAAAAGACAACATTTGGCAGGTCGGGTATCTTATTTTTGAGTTCTGGTTTTATATCACAGGCATTCTTCCATACCTGATAGGCATAAGAAGCGAGGTCAACCTCTTCGTCCTCTGGGTCATCAAGGACATCGGATTTTTCAGTAAAAAGGTCTCTGATGACATCATCATGTCTCTCATCCTCAAAGAATGCCTCATCTGTACCGATGACCTCGGCGTTTTCTCTGAGCCTCTGCCTTATCCTTGAACGGAGCCTAATCAGGCGCTCAACACCTTCAGCGGGAAGGAAGGTGTAACAAAGGACTTCTTCTGATGACTGCCCGATTCTGTCAACCCTTCCCGCTCTCTGGACAAGACGGATTATTGCCCATGGGAGGTCGTAATTCACAATTATATGACAATCCTGAAGATTCTGTCCCTCGCTTAATACATCCGTTGTAATCAATACCCTTAATTCATCTATTTCACCAGTTATTTGATTACTACGAGGACTGAGCCTCTGGGCATAGCGTGTTGGATTCTCCGTGTCTCCTGTAACACCTGCCAAGTTATCAATGCCAAGTTCTTTGAGTTTACTTTCAAGGTATTCTACAGTATCTGAAAACTGTGAGAAGATGAGTATTTTTTCATCAGAGTGCGTTTGTGTAATCAATTCATAGAGAGACTTGAATTTATTGTCCTTTTCTGTCACCCATTCTTGAGCAAGTTCAAGTATCTCTGAGAGTCGCTCAGAATCTTTCTGCAGGTGTCCTTTAAGTTCATCAACAAATAGTGTGGGCCTGAGCCAGTCAAAGTTGTTTGAATATCTATTCTTGAGGAGACTGTAGTAGGCTCCTGCAAGTCTGGAAAAATCATCAGATAATTCCCCTGCAGATGCTCGCTCATTATCTTCATCAATGCCAAATAATATATCCTCACTATCGCTATCCTTATTCCTCGTATCAAACAACGCTGCATCCTGTGTCCCTATGGGGAGAGGTAGTCCATTTTCAATGGCATAAATATAGATCTGGTTTCTCAAAATATGCCTTTTAATTGACAGAAGAAAGGAATGTCCACTACTTTCAAGCCGCTTAAAAAGGTTTGTTCTGCAGAACCCTATGAGTCTTTTGCCTGCCCTTGATAGGTTTCTTATTATTCTGTCCTCATCTGTTGTTGGCGGTTCATCAGGCATAGGTTTCAGGTAATTGCCAAGACCATATCGTGGTAGATGGAGGTTACAGATTATGTCTACAACCCTGTCTGAATAGAGCCGGGCAAATTGATCATCAGGGTCATTATCATTGACAGAAAAGGAGAGAGTTTTCGGTAGCCTTTTGGGGAAATAAAACCGGTTGTTGCCCTCAAGTACCAGAAACTTTCTGTCATCCTTCCTCTTGGTTCTTCCACAGGTTGGGCAGATATTCTGCGTTGCGGTAAGTATTGTATTGCAGGATGAACACTCCACATAGGCATAGTTTCTCTCAACAAAACTCCTCGTCCTCCTTACCATAAAGAGTCTCATCAACTCACGCCAGTCATCAGGATAGTGGCTCTTTTCAAAGGCGGCCAGACTGTTCACAGGACATTGATGTCTTCTGGTAAACTCGTCAATCCTGCCATCGCACTCACGCCTGATATACTCCTCAGGGCTGATGCCAACTTGCTCATCTGCGTCAAGAAAAAGCCTTAACTGGTTTGCAAGGTCAAGATACATCTTATTATAGGGTGTTGCAGAAAGGAGTATGCACTTGCTCCCGTTCCTTTCGATGTAGTCCCTTATTATAGCCCATCTCCTCCCTTCACGATTGCGGAGATTATGACTCTCGTCAATAATA from Dissulfurispira thermophila carries:
- a CDS encoding Eco57I restriction-modification methylase domain-containing protein, with protein sequence MSFDFVRARPLLQSADLKRLFIEELGWEPCHNTIAIPVNDTNYELKAIAEKKGFVVWQHTSHDNRLPDHNTRLKLERKLSETSFEHLIVFLSSDKSRQLWMWVKREPSRPLRPRTFEYMSNQPGDSLLTKLQHLYISLEEEEQGISITQVAQRARTAFDVERVTKRFYDRFKKEHAKFLDFIEAIPIPEDREWYASVMLNRLMFLYFIQKKGFLDGDPHYLRNRLRMMQARFGKDRFYSFYRYFLLRLFHEGLGKIKHSPELEELLGRVPYINGGIFDVHPVEEKYGHDIQIPDSAFESIFDYFDEYDWVLDPERSIKSASGREEINPDILGYIFEKYINQKEMGAYYTKEDITEYISKNTIIPFIFDRVKSRCKSAFENSDGKTIWNILQENPDRYIYHAVRHGITWDVYNDRPLGRPLSLPENIANGLNPSTLHNIVGEVESINDILTIKLRKDWNKPAPSEYALPTEIWREVIARRQRYEEVKKKILSGEIRDINDFITYNLDIRQFAQDVIANCESPELLRAFWGAIRDITVLDPTCGSGAFLFTALNILEPLYESCLDRMEEMLKDEAAKHNGKVKYTPHGYPLLPHKKMEDFSNILEMVENHPNRQYFIYKSIILNNLYGVDIMEEAVEICKLRLFLKLAAQVDPDPDKPNFGIEPLPDMDFNIRAGNTLVGFARYEDVERAVTTKFDFENSMQKITTKAADLQQAFDAFRRYQTEGDGIVPPEHKQEIRSRLKALEEELNKYLAGEYGIDVNKRSQYEQWLKTHQPFHWFIEFYGIVHEKGGFDVIIGNPPYVEYNKVKKQYTIKGYETEECGNLYAFVVERGDQLLVKQGDLGLIVPISLPSTPRMEPVRKILTQNSDFTWCSTYADRPGSLFTGVHQKLSIILFKKSLTNTQNMLLTTAYKHWYSKENKDERKHLMEVLIYYPSTDNSLCWLKGGSSIEKEIIRKIASQQCAISKNFHGQSSFYLAMRMMYWGKCFTELMASNEYKKIQTTTELDKKILVSVFNSTLYFWFWEIISDGWHITSKELDSFLLDLNQMSTFIKAPLSEFTDKLMEDLDNKKCYVGTKQTKYEYYHKLSKPIIDEIDCVLARHYGFTEEELDFIINYDIKYRMGITADGEDEEG
- a CDS encoding helicase-related protein, whose product is MPRIFDNIEIELLPALQKSLELSGRADFCVGYFNLRGWKTIDFLIENWQGGEGNQCRLLIGMQRLPDEQLREIYTTIQQENIISNQTIIRFKRKLAEEFKKQLTIGVPTNDDEAGLRRLCSQLKARKVVVKLFLRHPLHAKLYLCFRNDPLNPIIGFLGSSNLTISGLSHQGELNIDVLDHDAAQKLARWFEDRWNDRYCIDITDELIKVVEESWAREDPLLPYWIYIKMAYHLAEEARAGLSEFEIPYDMREKLLEFQSAAVRIAARHLDKRGGVILGDVVGLGKTLMATALARVFQDPPYLLEALILCPKNLISMWEDYVHRYRLIAKVVSITQVQTVLPELRRYRLVIIDESHNLRNREGRRWAIIRDYIERNGSKCILLSATPYNKMYLDLANQLRLFLDADEQVGISPEEYIRRECDGRIDEFTRRHQCPVNSLAAFEKSHYPDDWRELMRLFMVRRTRSFVERNYAYVECSSCNTILTATQNICPTCGRTKRKDDRKFLVLEGNNRFYFPKRLPKTLSFSVNDNDPDDQFARLYSDRVVDIICNLHLPRYGLGNYLKPMPDEPPTTDEDRIIRNLSRAGKRLIGFCRTNLFKRLESSGHSFLLSIKRHILRNQIYIYAIENGLPLPIGTQDAALFDTRNKDSDSEDILFGIDEDNERASAGELSDDFSRLAGAYYSLLKNRYSNNFDWLRPTLFVDELKGHLQKDSERLSEILELAQEWVTEKDNKFKSLYELITQTHSDEKILIFSQFSDTVEYLESKLKELGIDNLAGVTGDTENPTRYAQRLSPRSNQITGEIDELRVLITTDVLSEGQNLQDCHIIVNYDLPWAIIRLVQRAGRVDRIGQSSEEVLCYTFLPAEGVERLIRLRSRIRQRLRENAEVIGTDEAFFEDERHDDVIRDLFTEKSDVLDDPEDEEVDLASYAYQVWKNACDIKPELKNKIPDLPNVVFSTKPISTISAGTKSTGVMVYVRTADGNDALAWLDEDGNIVTESQYEIFRAAECSPDTPALQRLENHHELVKSAVQYIHKEHPLTGGQLGRPTSARRRAYEKLKDYAQKISGTLFDIKTLHLAIDAIYERPLTEYARDLINRELRVGISDERLAELIITLYEEDRLCVQREDTSVSEPMIICSLGIRGE